In one Candidatus Binatus sp. genomic region, the following are encoded:
- a CDS encoding 3'(2'),5'-bisphosphate nucleotidase CysQ has translation MTLKRGAKRGVAPRIGANAPANDLTRELALAKKAARAAGEILRGHWRRGGYEIGSKGHDNPVTAADLEADRAIKKLLRGPFPGYGWLSEETADNDDRLKCRRVWIVDPLDGTKEFIKGIPEFAVAIALVEDGVPVLGVTYNPIKREMYWAARGVGCHLNARRVRVTRKRTLKGATVLASRSETARGEWQAFRGVLKVSPTGSVAYKLAMVAAGNADATFTRSPKSEWDIASGAALVIEAGGVITDIKGREIRFNQRNVKLEGLIADNTALHAALMKVAPHPARKS, from the coding sequence ATGACACTCAAGCGCGGCGCGAAACGCGGCGTCGCGCCGCGAATTGGCGCGAATGCGCCCGCCAATGACTTGACCCGGGAGCTAGCGCTGGCAAAGAAGGCCGCGCGCGCCGCCGGCGAGATTTTGCGCGGTCATTGGCGCCGTGGCGGTTACGAGATCGGATCGAAGGGCCACGACAATCCGGTCACCGCGGCCGACCTCGAGGCCGATCGCGCAATCAAGAAGTTGCTCCGCGGTCCATTTCCCGGCTACGGATGGCTCTCGGAGGAGACCGCGGACAACGACGACCGGCTGAAATGCCGGCGCGTGTGGATCGTCGATCCGCTCGACGGCACCAAGGAGTTCATCAAGGGCATCCCCGAGTTCGCGGTCGCGATCGCGCTCGTCGAAGATGGAGTGCCGGTGCTCGGCGTGACGTACAATCCGATCAAGCGCGAGATGTACTGGGCGGCGCGCGGGGTCGGATGTCACTTGAATGCGCGGCGGGTGCGGGTCACGCGCAAGCGAACGCTCAAAGGCGCGACCGTGCTTGCCAGCCGCAGCGAAACCGCGCGCGGCGAGTGGCAGGCGTTTCGCGGAGTGCTGAAAGTGAGCCCGACCGGCAGCGTCGCGTATAAGCTCGCGATGGTCGCGGCGGGCAACGCCGACGCGACGTTCACGCGCTCGCCAAAAAGCGAGTGGGACATCGCGTCCGGAGCGGCGTTGGTCATCGAAGCGGGCGGCGTGATCACCGATATCAAGGGACGCGAGATTCGTTTCAATCAGCGCAACGTGAAGCTCGAAGGGCTGATCGCGGACAACACCGCGCTGCACGCGGCGTTGATGAAGGTGGCGCCTCATCCGGCGCGCAAGTCGTAG
- a CDS encoding MFS transporter yields MNQPGKLSPYRWIIEVLLLLLLTTQSLAWLAPAPILQEIRNGLNISLGDAGLIISIIALCIGVFSLLGAVVAERIGALRALVIGIWLLAIGQVASGYAPDFAALLACRVLEGVGYGLVIAPPGTLTMQWFGAGEWPYINMINFAFSYVGLTVVFRATPALFAAVGSWRMVLLWYGVGSAGVALLWTLFGRERRIETSASAPGAVEAPAQRGSALMEVAKMRNVLLIAAGLFGGMWVFQIYTAFLPEFFRTYRAMTLSQASLMTQVLPLAGLFAALGGGIGTGISGLRKPFTWPIAFTNLIGCAGAIVLRDPMWIRLSLVLVGIGAAGSLAALTTLLMESPGMNPTRLGAAIGFVWAVGYLGAFISPFLGGALAARIGLRTVMLGFLVFQFLPIVMFYFLPETGPGRARYEIAAASAAP; encoded by the coding sequence ATGAACCAGCCCGGCAAACTCTCGCCCTACCGATGGATTATCGAAGTCCTGCTGCTGCTGCTGTTGACCACGCAGTCGCTGGCCTGGCTCGCGCCCGCGCCGATACTCCAGGAAATAAGGAACGGGCTCAACATCTCGCTTGGCGATGCGGGCCTGATCATCTCGATCATCGCGCTATGCATCGGCGTCTTCTCGCTCTTGGGCGCCGTGGTCGCCGAGCGGATCGGCGCGCTGCGCGCGCTGGTGATCGGAATCTGGTTGCTGGCGATCGGACAGGTCGCCAGCGGCTACGCGCCTGATTTCGCCGCGCTGCTCGCCTGCCGCGTGCTGGAAGGGGTCGGCTACGGACTCGTGATCGCGCCGCCCGGCACGCTCACGATGCAATGGTTCGGCGCAGGCGAATGGCCGTACATCAACATGATCAACTTCGCCTTCAGCTACGTCGGACTCACCGTCGTGTTCCGCGCGACACCGGCGCTGTTCGCGGCGGTCGGGTCGTGGCGGATGGTGCTGCTGTGGTACGGCGTCGGATCGGCGGGCGTCGCGCTGTTGTGGACGCTTTTCGGCCGCGAGCGCCGGATTGAAACCAGCGCGTCCGCACCGGGCGCGGTCGAAGCGCCGGCCCAGCGCGGGTCAGCGCTGATGGAAGTCGCCAAGATGCGCAACGTGCTCTTGATCGCGGCCGGGCTGTTCGGCGGGATGTGGGTGTTCCAGATTTACACCGCGTTTTTACCCGAGTTCTTCCGCACCTACCGCGCCATGACGCTCTCCCAAGCCTCGCTGATGACGCAGGTGCTGCCGCTGGCCGGCCTGTTCGCGGCGTTGGGCGGCGGAATCGGCACCGGGATATCGGGGCTGCGCAAGCCGTTCACGTGGCCGATCGCGTTCACCAACCTGATCGGATGCGCCGGCGCGATTGTACTGCGCGATCCGATGTGGATCAGGCTCTCGCTGGTGCTGGTCGGGATCGGAGCGGCGGGATCGCTCGCCGCGCTCACAACCCTGCTGATGGAATCGCCCGGCATGAACCCGACGCGGCTGGGAGCCGCAATCGGCTTCGTTTGGGCCGTCGGCTACCTCGGCGCGTTCATCTCGCCCTTTCTCGGCGGCGCGCTCGCGGCGCGGATTGGACTGCGCACCGTGATGCTCGGCTTTCTGGTCTTCCAATTCCTGCCGATCGTGATGTTTTACTTCCTGCCCGAAACCGGGCCGGGCCGCGCGCGTTATGAAATCGCCGCCGCCTCCGCCGCGCCGTAG
- a CDS encoding ACS family MFS transporter — translation MGEPARARDTPSGIARWPQRYTVVALFFLGTALCYIDRISISVAIIPLARQFGYTSAAQGFVLSAVFWGYLWTQLVGGWMADRFGGHRVLAAGVAIWSLATFVTPFAAAATFSALLAARVLLGLGEGVNFPSIHSLTARWTLPSERARVLSVNYSGMYVGTVAALSASPLIITSFGWPALFYISGALGAAWVVVWMYLAADRPETSSRIGAAELELIMSMRSAAPRAVRVPWAAIAREKAVWAIVVAHFCSNFGFNILLLWMPTYLHHTFGVPLERVGGYSIIPWIATFFTISFSGWLADALIARGLGVGTVRKSMQSAAFAIGAISLLTVPAAGSPAMAIALLTLAASANGISSAAFGVNHLDVAPTYAGILMGISNTIATIPGIVGVAATGLIVQATRSFSAVFFLIAAVYGLGMFFYLRWASGEQMI, via the coding sequence ATGGGCGAGCCTGCACGTGCGCGCGATACCCCGTCTGGAATTGCGCGATGGCCGCAACGCTATACGGTCGTCGCGCTGTTCTTTCTCGGCACCGCGCTTTGCTACATCGATCGCATCAGCATCTCGGTTGCGATAATCCCGCTTGCCCGCCAATTCGGCTACACTTCCGCCGCGCAGGGGTTCGTGCTGTCGGCGGTGTTCTGGGGATACCTGTGGACGCAGCTCGTCGGTGGATGGATGGCCGATCGATTCGGCGGCCATCGCGTGCTGGCGGCCGGGGTCGCGATCTGGTCGCTGGCAACCTTCGTTACCCCTTTCGCCGCGGCCGCGACATTTTCCGCGCTGCTCGCGGCTCGCGTGCTGCTCGGGCTGGGCGAGGGGGTGAACTTTCCATCGATCCACAGTCTCACTGCCCGCTGGACGTTGCCCTCCGAGCGCGCGCGCGTGCTATCGGTCAACTATAGCGGGATGTACGTGGGCACCGTCGCCGCGCTCAGTGCAAGTCCGCTGATTATCACGTCTTTCGGATGGCCCGCATTGTTCTATATTTCGGGCGCGCTCGGCGCAGCATGGGTCGTAGTCTGGATGTACCTGGCCGCCGACCGGCCTGAGACCTCATCGCGCATCGGCGCCGCCGAACTCGAACTGATCATGTCGATGCGCTCGGCCGCGCCGCGCGCGGTCCGGGTGCCGTGGGCGGCAATCGCGCGCGAGAAAGCGGTATGGGCGATCGTCGTCGCGCATTTTTGCAGCAACTTCGGATTTAACATTCTGCTGCTCTGGATGCCGACCTATCTGCATCACACGTTTGGCGTGCCGCTGGAACGAGTCGGCGGGTATTCGATAATTCCATGGATCGCGACCTTCTTCACGATAAGTTTCTCGGGCTGGCTGGCCGACGCCCTTATCGCGCGCGGCCTCGGCGTCGGCACGGTGCGAAAGTCGATGCAGAGCGCGGCATTTGCGATCGGTGCGATATCGCTGCTGACAGTGCCCGCGGCCGGTTCACCGGCGATGGCGATTGCGCTGCTCACGCTCGCAGCCTCGGCTAACGGCATCAGTTCCGCGGCCTTCGGGGTGAATCACCTGGACGTCGCCCCGACCTACGCCGGAATCCTGATGGGAATCTCGAACACTATCGCGACCATCCCCGGCATCGTCGGCGTCGCTGCAACGGGGCTGATTGTGCAGGCGACCAGGTCGTTCAGCGCGGTCTTTTTTCTGATCGCGGCGGTCTATGGCCTCGGAATGTTCTTCTACCTGCGATGGGCCAGCGGCGAGCAGATGATCTGA